From the genome of Cedecea lapagei, one region includes:
- the arsC gene encoding arsenate reductase (glutaredoxin) (This arsenate reductase requires both glutathione and glutaredoxin to convert arsenate to arsenite, after which the efflux transporter formed by ArsA and ArsB can extrude the arsenite from the cell, providing resistance.), which produces MSTKVEIYHNPRCSKSRETLNLLKENGVEPEVVLYLETPPDAVTIKSLLKKLGFTSARELMRRKEDLYKELKLDDASLSEEALIEAMIEHPKLIERPIVLANGKARIGRPPEQVLEIL; this is translated from the coding sequence ATGTCCACGAAGGTCGAAATTTACCACAACCCACGCTGCTCCAAGAGCCGTGAAACGCTGAACCTGCTAAAGGAAAACGGCGTAGAGCCGGAAGTCGTGCTCTATCTGGAGACGCCTCCGGACGCAGTAACTATTAAGTCGCTGCTGAAGAAGCTGGGCTTCACCAGCGCACGTGAACTGATGCGCCGCAAAGAGGACCTCTACAAAGAGCTAAAGCTGGATGACGCCAGCCTTAGCGAAGAGGCGCTGATCGAAGCGATGATTGAGCACCCGAAGCTTATCGAGCGCCCTATCGTTCTCGCCAACGGGAAAGCCCGTATTGGCCGCCCACCTGAGCAGGTGCTCGAGATCCTCTAA
- the bepA gene encoding beta-barrel assembly-enhancing protease, whose translation MVRQLKKTLIATLTAALLAGSTLPVRADVADQLPDMGTSAGSTLSIAQEMQMGDFYVRQLRGSAPLINDPLLTQYINSLGMRLVSHASSVKTPFHFFLINNDEINAFAFFGGNVVLHSALFRYADSESQLASVMAHEISHVTQRHLARAMEDQKKNAPLTWVGALGSILLAMASPQAGMAALSGTLAGTQQGIISFTQQNEQEADRIGIQVLQRSGFDPQAMPGFLEKLLDQARYSSRPPEILLTHPLPESRLADARNRANQMRPVVVQSSESFYMAKVRTLGMYNSGRNQLTQDLLDNWAKGNVREQNAAQYGRAIQALQASKYDEARKTLQPLLTAQPANPWYLDLATDIDLGQHKANEAIARLKNAPDLKNNPVLQLNLANAWLEGGQPAETVTLLNRYTFAHPDDSNGWDLLAQAQGKLGNRDQELAARAEVMALNGRLDQAISLLGSASSQVKLGSLQQARYDARIDQLRQLQQRFKPYMKM comes from the coding sequence ATGGTTAGGCAGTTGAAAAAGACCCTGATTGCAACACTTACGGCCGCACTGCTGGCGGGAAGTACCCTTCCCGTACGCGCGGACGTGGCTGACCAGCTCCCCGATATGGGGACATCCGCAGGCAGCACGCTGTCTATCGCCCAGGAGATGCAGATGGGCGACTTCTACGTCCGTCAGCTGCGCGGCAGCGCGCCGCTGATTAACGATCCGTTACTGACGCAATACATCAATTCTCTGGGTATGCGGCTGGTCAGCCACGCCAGCTCGGTGAAAACGCCTTTCCACTTCTTCTTAATCAATAACGACGAAATTAACGCCTTCGCCTTCTTTGGCGGCAACGTGGTGCTGCATTCGGCGCTGTTCCGCTATGCTGATTCAGAAAGCCAGCTGGCCTCGGTGATGGCTCACGAAATATCCCACGTGACCCAGCGCCACCTGGCCCGTGCGATGGAAGACCAAAAGAAAAATGCGCCGCTGACCTGGGTGGGCGCGCTGGGATCAATTCTGCTGGCAATGGCCAGCCCGCAGGCCGGGATGGCCGCGCTGTCCGGTACGTTAGCCGGGACCCAGCAGGGCATTATCAGCTTTACCCAGCAGAACGAGCAGGAGGCAGACCGCATTGGCATTCAGGTGCTGCAGCGTTCAGGCTTTGATCCGCAGGCGATGCCGGGCTTCCTGGAAAAACTGCTCGATCAGGCGCGCTACTCTTCGCGCCCGCCGGAAATCCTGCTGACTCACCCGCTGCCGGAAAGCCGCCTCGCGGATGCCCGCAACCGTGCAAACCAGATGCGTCCGGTGGTGGTGCAGTCCTCAGAAAGTTTCTATATGGCGAAGGTCCGCACCCTGGGAATGTATAACTCCGGGCGTAACCAGCTTACCCAGGATCTGCTGGATAACTGGGCAAAAGGTAACGTGCGTGAGCAAAACGCAGCTCAGTACGGACGAGCGATTCAGGCTTTGCAGGCCAGTAAATATGACGAGGCCAGAAAAACGCTTCAGCCGCTGCTTACCGCCCAGCCGGCAAACCCCTGGTATCTCGACCTGGCGACGGATATCGATCTCGGCCAGCACAAAGCCAACGAGGCGATCGCCCGGCTGAAAAACGCCCCGGACCTGAAGAACAACCCGGTCCTGCAGCTTAACCTCGCCAACGCCTGGCTTGAAGGCGGGCAGCCCGCAGAAACAGTAACGCTGCTTAACCGCTACACGTTCGCCCACCCCGACGATAGCAACGGCTGGGATCTGCTGGCTCAGGCGCAGGGGAAATTAGGCAACCGCGATCAGGAGCTAGCCGCGCGCGCCGAAGTGATGGCGCTAAATGGCCGTCTGGATCAGGCTATTTCGCTGCTCGGCAGCGCCAGCTCTCAGGTGAAGCTCGGCAGCCTGCAACAGGCCAGATACGACGCCCGTATCGATCAGCTGCGCCAGCTACAGCAGCGCTTTAAACCTTATATGAAGATGTAA
- a CDS encoding AI-2E family transporter, which produces MLDMLLQWYRRRFSDPEAIALLVILVAGFCILFFLHGLLAPLLVAIVLAYLLEWPTARLERVGCSRTWAATIVLVLFVGILLLVVLVVAPVAWQQGINLIRDMPGMLNKLSDFAATLPKRYPALVDAGIIDAMAENVRGRLSGMGDQVVKFSLASLVGLLTLAIYLILVPLMVFFLVKDKEQMLNAVRRVLPRNRGLAGQVWLEMNQQITNYIRGKVLEMIVVGVATYIGFIVFGLNYSLLLAVLVGFSVLIPYIGAFVVTIPVICVALFQFGLGTEFWTLFGVYLIIQALDGNLLVPVLFSEAVNLHPLVIILSVVIFGGLWGFWGVFFAIPLATLIKAVVHAWPDASLVDDAVTRE; this is translated from the coding sequence ATGCTCGACATGTTGTTGCAGTGGTATCGCCGTCGTTTCAGCGATCCGGAGGCGATTGCGCTGCTGGTGATTCTTGTGGCGGGCTTTTGCATTCTGTTCTTCCTTCACGGCCTGCTGGCGCCGCTGCTGGTCGCCATTGTGCTGGCCTATTTGCTCGAGTGGCCCACGGCGCGTCTCGAACGCGTCGGCTGTTCCCGAACGTGGGCGGCGACCATCGTGCTGGTGCTGTTTGTCGGTATTCTGCTGCTGGTGGTGCTGGTTGTGGCGCCCGTTGCCTGGCAGCAGGGGATCAACCTGATTCGCGATATGCCGGGGATGCTCAACAAGCTCTCTGACTTTGCCGCGACGCTGCCGAAGCGCTATCCGGCGCTGGTGGACGCGGGCATTATTGACGCCATGGCCGAAAACGTCCGCGGACGCCTGTCAGGCATGGGCGACCAGGTAGTGAAATTCTCGCTGGCCTCTTTAGTTGGGTTGCTGACGCTGGCCATCTATCTGATCCTGGTGCCGCTGATGGTGTTCTTCCTGGTGAAGGATAAAGAGCAGATGCTGAACGCCGTGCGTCGCGTTCTGCCGCGCAACCGCGGCCTGGCGGGGCAGGTCTGGCTGGAGATGAACCAGCAAATCACCAACTATATTCGCGGTAAAGTGCTGGAGATGATCGTCGTGGGCGTGGCGACCTATATCGGCTTTATCGTCTTCGGGCTGAACTATTCGCTGCTGCTGGCGGTGCTGGTGGGCTTCTCGGTGCTTATTCCGTACATCGGCGCGTTTGTCGTCACCATCCCGGTGATTTGCGTGGCGCTGTTCCAGTTTGGCCTGGGCACCGAGTTCTGGACCCTGTTTGGCGTCTACCTGATTATTCAGGCGCTGGACGGCAACCTGCTGGTGCCGGTGCTGTTCTCGGAGGCGGTGAACCTGCATCCGCTGGTGATTATTCTGTCGGTGGTGATTTTCGGCGGGCTGTGGGGGTTCTGGGGCGTGTTCTTCGCTATCCCGCTGGCAACGCTGATTAAAGCCGTGGTGCATGCCTGGCCGGATGCTTCGCTGGTGGATGACGCCGTCACCCGGGAATAA
- the bcp gene encoding thioredoxin-dependent thiol peroxidase — MSPLKAGDSAPKFSLPDQDGEQVNLTDFQGQRVLVYFYPKAMTPGCTVQACGLRDNMDELKKRGVEVLGISTDKPEKLSRFAEKELLNFTLLSDEDHQVCSQFGVWGEKTFMGKTYDGIHRISFLLDGDGKVEKVFDDFKTSNHHDIVVNWLTENA, encoded by the coding sequence ATGAGCCCACTGAAAGCCGGTGATAGTGCACCGAAATTTAGCTTGCCCGATCAGGACGGCGAACAAGTAAATTTAACCGACTTCCAGGGACAGAGAGTTCTGGTTTATTTCTATCCTAAAGCGATGACACCAGGCTGCACCGTGCAGGCATGTGGTTTGCGCGACAACATGGACGAGTTAAAAAAGCGTGGCGTGGAAGTGCTGGGCATCAGCACCGACAAGCCGGAAAAACTTTCCCGTTTTGCCGAGAAAGAGCTGCTGAACTTCACCCTGCTTTCTGATGAAGACCACCAGGTTTGCAGTCAGTTTGGCGTGTGGGGCGAGAAAACATTTATGGGCAAAACCTATGACGGCATTCACCGTATCAGCTTCCTGCTGGACGGCGACGGTAAAGTGGAAAAGGTGTTTGACGATTTCAAAACCAGCAACCACCACGATATCGTTGTGAACTGGCTGACTGAAAACGCCTGA
- a CDS encoding glycine cleavage system transcriptional repressor, whose protein sequence is MTPSSHHYLVITALGADRPGIVNTITRHVSSCGCNIEDSRLAMLGEEFTFIMLLSGSWNAITLIESTLPLKGAELDLLIVMKRTVAQDRPATPATVWVQVEVADSPHLIERFTHLFDTHQMNIAELVSRTQPAENGVGPRLYIQITAHSPGSQDSTIIEQAFKALCTELNAEGTINVVNPQQDD, encoded by the coding sequence TTGACACCCTCATCACACCATTATTTGGTTATCACAGCCCTGGGCGCGGACCGTCCTGGTATCGTCAACACGATTACCCGCCACGTGAGCAGCTGCGGCTGCAACATCGAAGACAGCCGTCTTGCCATGCTGGGTGAAGAGTTCACCTTTATCATGCTGCTTTCCGGCAGCTGGAACGCGATAACCCTGATCGAATCTACCCTGCCGCTGAAGGGCGCGGAGCTCGATCTGTTAATTGTGATGAAACGCACCGTCGCGCAGGATAGACCGGCCACGCCCGCCACCGTGTGGGTGCAGGTCGAAGTGGCGGACTCCCCTCACCTGATTGAGCGCTTTACCCACCTGTTTGATACTCATCAGATGAACATTGCCGAGCTGGTTTCCCGCACTCAGCCTGCCGAGAACGGCGTAGGGCCGCGCCTGTATATTCAGATCACCGCCCACAGCCCAGGTTCACAGGATTCAACAATTATCGAGCAAGCGTTTAAAGCCCTATGTACAGAACTGAATGCAGAAGGCACTATTAACGTGGTTAACCCACAGCAAGATGATTAA
- the dapA gene encoding 4-hydroxy-tetrahydrodipicolinate synthase, translating into MFTGSVVAIITPMDEKGHVCRSSLKKLIDYHVASGTSAIVSVGTTGESATLSHDEHVDVVKLTVELADGRIPIIAGTGANATSEAISLTHHLQDSGIVGCLTVTPYYNRPTQEGLFQHFKAIAESTSLPQMLYNVPSRTGCDMLPETVGRLAKIKNIIGIKEATGNLSRVNQIKELVEDDFILVSGDDASALDFIQLGGHGVISVTANVAAREMAEMCKLATSGQFAQAREINQRLMPLHHKLFVEPNPIPVKWAARELGLVATDTLRLPMTPLTDASRPVIISALKHAGLL; encoded by the coding sequence ATGTTTACGGGAAGTGTTGTCGCGATAATTACGCCGATGGATGAGAAAGGTCATGTCTGCCGTTCCAGCCTGAAAAAACTGATTGATTACCATGTCGCCAGCGGAACGTCGGCGATTGTCTCGGTAGGGACTACCGGCGAATCGGCTACCTTAAGCCACGATGAACACGTCGACGTAGTGAAGCTTACCGTTGAACTGGCGGACGGGCGTATCCCGATTATTGCCGGTACCGGCGCTAACGCCACTTCCGAAGCAATTTCCCTGACCCATCACCTGCAGGACAGCGGCATTGTAGGCTGCCTGACGGTCACCCCTTATTACAACCGTCCTACTCAGGAAGGGCTGTTCCAGCACTTTAAAGCGATTGCTGAAAGCACCAGTCTGCCGCAGATGCTGTATAACGTGCCGTCTCGTACCGGCTGCGATATGCTGCCGGAGACCGTAGGCCGCCTGGCGAAAATCAAAAATATTATCGGTATCAAAGAAGCCACCGGGAACTTAAGCCGCGTAAACCAGATCAAAGAGCTGGTTGAAGATGACTTCATTCTGGTAAGCGGCGATGACGCCAGCGCGCTGGACTTTATTCAGCTTGGCGGCCACGGCGTGATTTCCGTGACCGCAAACGTAGCCGCGCGTGAGATGGCGGAAATGTGTAAACTGGCCACCTCAGGGCAATTTGCACAGGCTCGCGAAATTAATCAGCGTCTGATGCCGCTGCACCATAAATTGTTTGTTGAACCCAACCCTATCCCGGTGAAATGGGCCGCCAGGGAGTTGGGTCTTGTGGCAACCGATACCTTACGCCTGCCAATGACGCCGCTGACCGACGCCAGTCGCCCGGTGATTATTAGCGCGCTTAAGCATGCCGGTCTGCTGTAA
- the bamC gene encoding outer membrane protein assembly factor BamC — MAYSVQKSTVAKVAVVSLAMLLAACSSDQRYKRQVSGDESYLDATPLAEIHSPAGMILPIQNGDYNIPVTNGSGAVGKQLDIRPPAQALALVNGARTQFTGDTATLQVEGSKASGLWSQVVSVLQSGNYTIAQRNDAGQTLTTDWVQWNRADEDVQYRGRYQITVQPQGYQQSVVVKLLNLEQGGKPVADASSLQRYSAQMLNVISAGLDKSETSRQNAQDNRSSSQLDVQSAADDTGLPMLVVRAPFNVVWTRLPAALEKAGMKVTDTTRSQGNIAVTYKSLSDSSWSDLGAKDPGLVNGDYKLQVGDLDNRSSLQFIDPKGHPLTQAQNDALVAVFQAAFSK; from the coding sequence ATGGCTTACTCAGTACAGAAGTCGACGGTGGCAAAAGTTGCTGTTGTTTCGCTCGCCATGCTGTTAGCGGCGTGCAGTTCCGATCAGCGTTACAAGCGTCAGGTGAGCGGCGATGAGTCCTACCTGGACGCAACCCCCCTTGCGGAAATCCACTCTCCGGCGGGGATGATCCTGCCGATTCAGAATGGCGACTACAACATTCCGGTCACTAACGGCAGCGGCGCAGTAGGCAAGCAGCTGGATATTCGCCCACCGGCGCAGGCGCTGGCATTGGTAAACGGGGCTCGCACCCAGTTTACCGGTGATACCGCCACGCTGCAGGTTGAAGGCAGTAAGGCGAGCGGCCTGTGGTCTCAGGTGGTGAGCGTTCTGCAATCCGGCAACTACACGATTGCCCAACGCAACGATGCCGGCCAAACCCTGACCACCGACTGGGTACAGTGGAACCGTGCTGACGAAGACGTACAGTATCGTGGACGCTACCAGATTACCGTGCAGCCGCAGGGCTATCAGCAGTCCGTTGTTGTCAAACTGCTGAACCTTGAGCAGGGCGGCAAGCCGGTAGCCGACGCTTCCTCTCTGCAGCGCTACAGCGCGCAGATGCTGAACGTCATCAGTGCGGGTCTCGACAAGTCTGAAACCTCGCGTCAGAACGCGCAGGATAACCGCAGTTCGAGCCAGCTTGATGTGCAGAGCGCTGCGGATGACACCGGCCTGCCGATGCTTGTCGTGCGTGCGCCATTTAACGTCGTCTGGACCCGCCTGCCGGCCGCGCTTGAAAAAGCGGGCATGAAGGTGACCGATACGACACGCTCTCAGGGCAATATCGCGGTGACCTACAAGTCGCTGTCTGACAGCAGCTGGAGCGACCTCGGAGCGAAAGATCCGGGTCTCGTGAACGGTGACTATAAGCTGCAGGTTGGCGACCTCGATAACCGCAGCAGCCTGCAGTTCATCGACCCGAAAGGGCATCCGCTGACGCAGGCTCAGAACGATGCGCTGGTCGCTGTCTTCCAGGCGGCATTCAGCAAGTAA
- the purC gene encoding phosphoribosylaminoimidazolesuccinocarboxamide synthase, producing MQKQAELYRGKAKTVYSTENPDLLVLEFRNDTSAGDGARIEQFDRKGMVNNKFNHFIMAKLEEAGIPTQMEALLSDNEVLVKKLDMVPVECVIRNRAAGSLVKRLGIEEGIELNPPLFDLFLKNDAMHDPMVNESYCETFGWVSKENLARMRELSYKANDVLSKLFDDAGLILVDFKLEFGLFKGEVVLGDEFSPDGSRLWDKQTLDKMDKDRFRQSLGGLIEAYEEVAHRLGVKLD from the coding sequence ATGCAAAAGCAAGCTGAGTTGTATCGCGGCAAAGCGAAGACCGTTTACAGTACGGAAAACCCGGATCTGTTGGTGCTCGAATTCCGTAACGATACGTCAGCAGGTGACGGTGCACGCATCGAGCAGTTCGACCGTAAGGGCATGGTAAACAACAAGTTTAACCATTTCATTATGGCCAAGCTGGAAGAGGCGGGGATTCCGACCCAGATGGAAGCGCTGCTTTCTGACAACGAAGTGCTGGTGAAGAAGCTCGACATGGTGCCGGTGGAGTGCGTGATTCGTAACCGCGCCGCGGGTTCTCTGGTCAAGCGCCTCGGCATCGAAGAAGGTATCGAGCTGAACCCACCGCTGTTCGACCTGTTCCTGAAGAACGACGCCATGCACGACCCGATGGTCAATGAATCTTACTGCGAAACCTTTGGCTGGGTGAGCAAAGAGAATCTGGCCCGCATGCGCGAGCTGAGCTACAAAGCTAACGACGTGCTGAGCAAGCTGTTTGATGACGCTGGCCTGATCCTCGTGGACTTCAAGCTGGAGTTTGGCCTGTTCAAAGGCGAAGTGGTGCTGGGCGATGAGTTTTCACCGGACGGTAGCCGCCTGTGGGACAAACAAACGCTTGATAAGATGGACAAAGACCGTTTCCGCCAGAGCCTGGGTGGCCTGATTGAAGCGTACGAGGAAGTTGCTCACCGTCTCGGCGTAAAATTAGACTAA
- the ypfJ gene encoding KPN_02809 family neutral zinc metallopeptidase, whose product MRWQGRRESDNVEDRRNDASGPGMSMGGGGFRIPRGKGGLVLLVVVIVASYYGVDLTSFLSGEPPVSQHSSQQRSVSPKDDEAAKFTSVILATTEDTWGEIFQKMGRTYQQPKLVMYRGATRTGCGTGQSVMGPFYCPADSTVYIDLSFYDDMRNKLGAGGDFAQGYVIAHEVGHHVQKLLGIEPKVRQLQQNASQAEGNRLSVKMELQADCFAGVWGNSMQKQQVLDAGDLQQALNAAEAIGDDRLQQQSQGRVVPDSFTHGTSEQRYTWFKRGFDSGDPSQCNTFGNALR is encoded by the coding sequence ATGCGTTGGCAAGGACGTCGCGAGAGCGACAACGTAGAGGACAGGCGCAATGATGCCTCCGGCCCTGGCATGAGCATGGGCGGCGGCGGTTTCCGCATCCCTCGGGGAAAAGGTGGCCTGGTGCTGCTTGTCGTGGTCATCGTGGCAAGCTATTACGGCGTCGATCTTACCTCCTTCTTGTCCGGTGAGCCGCCGGTTTCTCAGCACTCTTCGCAGCAGCGCTCTGTTAGTCCGAAAGACGACGAGGCCGCTAAATTTACCTCGGTCATTCTGGCAACAACGGAAGATACCTGGGGTGAAATTTTCCAGAAAATGGGGCGCACCTATCAGCAGCCTAAACTGGTGATGTATCGCGGGGCGACGCGTACCGGCTGCGGCACCGGGCAGTCCGTGATGGGGCCGTTCTATTGCCCGGCGGACAGCACCGTCTATATCGACCTCTCTTTCTACGACGATATGCGCAATAAGCTCGGCGCAGGCGGCGACTTTGCTCAGGGCTACGTCATTGCCCATGAAGTGGGTCACCATGTACAGAAGCTGTTGGGCATTGAGCCGAAAGTACGCCAGCTGCAGCAGAATGCTTCTCAGGCCGAAGGCAATCGCCTGTCGGTGAAGATGGAGCTTCAGGCCGACTGCTTCGCCGGCGTCTGGGGTAACAGCATGCAGAAACAGCAGGTACTGGATGCGGGCGACCTGCAGCAAGCGCTCAACGCTGCCGAAGCTATCGGTGACGATCGTCTGCAGCAGCAGAGCCAGGGGCGCGTGGTGCCGGACAGCTTTACCCACGGCACTTCCGAGCAGCGCTACACCTGGTTTAAACGTGGCTTCGACAGCGGCGATCCGTCCCAGTGCAACACCTTTGGCAATGCGCTCCGTTAA
- a CDS encoding tRNA(Met) cytidine acetyltransferase TmcA — protein sequence MTAGTTEQLQQATAQMQQTGIRRLMVLAGESEWSSQQVQMLSTHLPGDWLWVGASPELPFHCAPSAVRSMLGREFQHAVFDARSGLDAAALAALSGMLKAGSWLLLLTPDWPRWPALPDEDSSRWSDAPQAIPTPHFVSHLQRCIRQDPESMLWQQHKPFTLNPFAFRPGWQPASGAPEQEQAAILAELADMQQGVAVVTAARGRGKSALAGMLANRISGSCLVTAPAKAATDVLAGYAGEAFQFMAPDALAAERELPAYDWLIVDEAAAIPAPLLRQLTERFPCVLLTTTVQGYEGTGRGFLLKFCAALPSLRRFTLNTPIRWAQNDPLEQVVDRILLFDEPDLESFPQGDPELQVVEQADWSRKPGQLQQMYRLLSGAHYRTSPLDWRRMLDAPGQHFIAASTEGQCAGALWMVEEGGLDESLSRNVWAGFRRPRGNLVAQSLAAHGGSPLAATLRGLRISRIAVHPQRQREHIGASMIKQAQQAAEHRYDYLSVSFGYTEELWRFWQRCGFKLVRIGSHKEASSGCYSAMALLPLTPEGHALTNNEQQRLRRDWPWQRAWLELSLPLTGDCPQKLLPEDWQELSGFAFAHRPLEACLGALNRLLLASGLPLQALRGRLERRESSEGLSQRLGLSGKKALLALMREEARSALEHLDKARAEVLHNGILQLQKFH from the coding sequence ATGACCGCAGGGACGACAGAGCAGCTGCAGCAGGCGACGGCGCAGATGCAGCAAACGGGCATTCGCCGGCTGATGGTGCTGGCCGGCGAAAGTGAATGGAGCAGTCAGCAGGTTCAAATGCTGTCTACTCATTTGCCCGGAGACTGGCTGTGGGTTGGCGCTTCGCCCGAGCTGCCCTTTCACTGTGCGCCCTCGGCGGTGCGCAGCATGCTGGGGCGCGAGTTTCAGCACGCGGTATTCGATGCCCGGTCAGGGCTCGATGCTGCCGCGCTTGCGGCGCTCTCCGGCATGCTTAAAGCGGGCAGCTGGCTTCTGCTGTTGACGCCGGACTGGCCGCGCTGGCCTGCGCTCCCCGATGAAGATTCCAGCCGCTGGAGTGATGCCCCGCAGGCTATCCCCACGCCTCACTTTGTTTCCCATCTACAGCGCTGCATACGGCAGGACCCTGAATCCATGCTATGGCAGCAGCATAAGCCCTTCACCCTGAATCCTTTTGCTTTTCGTCCTGGCTGGCAGCCAGCCAGCGGTGCACCAGAGCAGGAGCAGGCCGCCATTCTGGCCGAGCTGGCGGATATGCAGCAGGGCGTTGCGGTGGTGACGGCGGCAAGAGGCCGGGGCAAGTCCGCGCTGGCCGGGATGTTAGCCAATAGGATCTCCGGCTCCTGTCTGGTCACCGCCCCGGCAAAGGCCGCAACCGATGTACTGGCAGGCTATGCCGGTGAAGCCTTCCAGTTTATGGCTCCGGACGCGCTGGCCGCAGAGCGTGAATTGCCCGCATATGACTGGCTGATTGTTGACGAGGCGGCGGCTATTCCGGCCCCGTTGCTACGCCAGCTGACAGAACGCTTTCCATGCGTTTTGCTGACCACAACGGTGCAGGGCTATGAGGGAACGGGACGTGGTTTTTTACTGAAGTTTTGCGCAGCGTTACCGTCCCTCAGGCGTTTCACGCTCAATACGCCGATCCGCTGGGCGCAAAACGATCCGCTGGAGCAGGTTGTTGACCGGATCCTGCTGTTCGATGAGCCGGATCTTGAGTCATTCCCGCAAGGCGATCCCGAGTTGCAGGTTGTTGAGCAGGCGGACTGGTCGCGAAAACCTGGCCAGCTGCAGCAGATGTACCGGCTGCTCTCCGGCGCACATTACCGTACTTCGCCGCTCGACTGGAGGCGAATGCTTGACGCTCCCGGTCAGCATTTTATCGCGGCCAGCACGGAAGGGCAGTGCGCAGGCGCATTGTGGATGGTTGAGGAGGGGGGGCTCGATGAAAGCCTGAGCCGTAACGTGTGGGCCGGGTTTCGTCGTCCCAGAGGCAATCTGGTTGCGCAGTCGCTGGCGGCGCACGGAGGAAGCCCGCTTGCCGCTACGCTGCGCGGGCTGCGCATCAGCCGCATTGCCGTTCATCCGCAACGGCAGCGTGAACATATTGGCGCCAGCATGATAAAGCAAGCTCAGCAGGCTGCGGAGCATCGCTATGACTATCTCTCAGTCAGCTTTGGCTATACCGAAGAGCTGTGGCGCTTCTGGCAGCGCTGCGGGTTTAAGCTGGTGCGAATCGGCAGCCATAAAGAAGCCAGCAGCGGCTGCTACAGCGCTATGGCGCTTTTGCCGCTGACGCCGGAAGGACATGCGCTGACAAACAATGAGCAGCAGCGGCTACGGCGGGACTGGCCATGGCAGAGAGCCTGGCTGGAATTGTCCTTGCCTCTGACCGGGGATTGCCCACAAAAACTCTTGCCGGAAGACTGGCAGGAGCTGTCCGGTTTTGCCTTTGCGCATCGCCCGCTTGAAGCGTGCCTCGGGGCGTTGAATCGACTTCTGCTGGCGAGCGGTTTACCGCTTCAGGCCCTGCGGGGCCGCCTTGAGCGGCGTGAAAGCAGTGAGGGACTTAGCCAGCGGCTGGGGCTTTCAGGCAAAAAAGCGTTGCTTGCGCTGATGCGTGAGGAAGCTCGAAGCGCGCTGGAACACCTTGATAAGGCAAGGGCAGAGGTGCTGCACAACGGCATTTTGCAATTGCAAAAATTCCACTAA
- the ypfH gene encoding esterase, with protein MKHDHFVVQSPVAPASQLILLFHGVGDTAKAMGEIGSWFAPEFPDALVVSLSGPAQSGAGREWFSVAGITEENRQQRVDAVMPAFIEAVRHWQQQSGVPPTATALVGFSQGAIMALESIKAQPGLAARVIAFSGRYAELPQQASTSTTIHLIHGDNDKVIHATHSVDAAEKLLSLGGDVTLDLIDDLGHAIDDRSMKAALDHLRYTVPKHYFDEALSGGAAPKDDDLIELL; from the coding sequence ATGAAACATGACCATTTTGTTGTCCAGAGTCCCGTCGCGCCAGCCAGTCAGCTGATTCTGCTGTTCCACGGCGTGGGCGACACGGCGAAAGCAATGGGCGAGATAGGTAGCTGGTTTGCTCCTGAGTTTCCCGACGCACTCGTGGTGAGCCTGAGCGGCCCGGCCCAAAGCGGCGCTGGCCGTGAATGGTTTTCCGTTGCGGGAATAACGGAAGAAAATCGCCAGCAGCGGGTGGATGCCGTAATGCCAGCCTTTATTGAAGCTGTGCGCCACTGGCAGCAGCAAAGCGGCGTGCCGCCAACGGCAACGGCGCTTGTCGGCTTTTCGCAGGGGGCTATCATGGCGCTGGAAAGTATTAAAGCTCAGCCAGGCCTTGCGGCGCGGGTAATCGCTTTTAGCGGACGTTATGCGGAGCTGCCGCAGCAGGCGTCCACCAGCACCACGATTCACCTGATCCATGGCGATAACGACAAAGTGATCCACGCGACGCATTCCGTGGATGCCGCGGAGAAATTACTCAGCCTGGGCGGAGACGTTACGCTGGATCTGATTGACGATCTGGGCCACGCGATTGACGACCGCAGCATGAAGGCGGCACTGGATCATCTGCGTTATACCGTGCCGAAGCACTATTTTGATGAGGCTTTGAGCGGCGGCGCGGCACCGAAAGATGATGACCTGATAGAGCTGCTGTAA
- a CDS encoding YpfN family protein, whose protein sequence is MEWLSHYWWIIVLVLLLGIFINVIKDLSRIDPKKYMADKPELPPHRDFNDKWDDEDDWPKKK, encoded by the coding sequence ATGGAATGGCTATCGCATTACTGGTGGATTATCGTCCTGGTGTTATTGCTGGGGATTTTTATTAACGTCATTAAAGACCTGAGCCGGATAGATCCGAAGAAGTACATGGCGGACAAACCTGAACTTCCACCGCATCGTGATTTTAACGATAAGTGGGATGACGAGGACGACTGGCCGAAGAAGAAATAG